The Defluviitalea raffinosedens genome contains the following window.
GGTAATCAATCAAAATATTTATTTTTGTAGAAGAATAGCATGAAAGAGCTATTCTTTTTATATTGAGAAAGAAATACATATTTTATTAAAAGAATTCCTATCGGAATTATTGAGATAAAATCAAGATTAAGATATAATAAGATAAAATAAAATAATAGTAAGGTTTTTGGAATAGAGGTGATTTTATGTTTGATTGGAAAGATGAATTTAGCTGCAATGTAGACCTCATTGACAGTCAGCATAAACGCTTGTTAGAAATTGGCTCCAAGTTATATCATATTGTTCGGGATGCAGATTTGTACGATCATTATGATGAGATCGTAGAATGCTTACATGAGTTAGCTGACTATACTGTGTATCATTTTCAATCTGAGGAGGAATTAATGCTGTCGTCTAATTACCTGCCTTATTTTACCCATAAGCAGGAGC
Protein-coding sequences here:
- a CDS encoding bacteriohemerythrin — its product is MFDWKDEFSCNVDLIDSQHKRLLEIGSKLYHIVRDADLYDHYDEIVECLHELADYTVYHFQSEEELMLSSNYLPYFTHKQEHQKFIDKVNDVLRQDIDDKQKKITMDIIIFIADWIEKHILKHDTAFGKFFNLQKKS